A window of Christiangramia forsetii KT0803 contains these coding sequences:
- a CDS encoding type I restriction endonuclease subunit R: protein MSYEYSEDALVEQATQDTLEDLGWCVMTAWRNESLGKEGLPGREDKTEILLKGKLEKALKALNPGLPQQAYDQAIEIIDQREADKKLARINKEKYDLFKNGVPVSFTNDKNEVEKKKLKVFDFRDYSNNDFVAVRQFEVFGQHYNRRPDVIGFVNGIPLVFIELKAHHTDLRHAYDDNLKDYKEAIPELFHSNAFIILSNGTDSKVGTITSPYKYFLDWKRIEEEEEGVVSLDTMLKGTCAPHRFMDIFENFLLYDNAGGEVAKLMAKNHQYLGVNKVMENARNIDDLKGKLGVFWHTQGSGKSYSMVFLSEKIHRKFGGSYTFLIVLDRTELQNQIYDTFSGVGAVNNKNVIAGNKKGMTGREHLRELLAENHKYIFTLIHKFSIDPKEELQYPLITERKNIIVISDEAHRTQSGTYARNMRYHGIPNASYLGFTGTPIIKEEEEITRNIFGDYVSIYDFKRAIEDEATLPLLYLNRGEKLNIDNPELDEQMAEVFENEDLDEDQKKKLEYLFNKDYPVLTAEPRLRTIAKDLVWHFNERGYQGKAMFVALDKPTAVRMFDYVKEYWPEYLLELENRIQDCEDIQEERELRRKYQKVKETEVCVVVSGEQNEIDKFRKLGLDIATHRQKMVERNLEKEFKDPENPFRLAIVCAMWITGFDAQCVSTVYLDKPIKGHTLMQTIARANRVYDDEKENGLIVDYGNVYKQLEKAYSVYGEGGKSQPGGGESGPEKPVELLKEQEEELKKAIAETDQYLKELGFNLDEMLDVKPMEKIGLLNQATEKINLNEKSRASFEVRARNVFRKYKSLFPDDVVKPYIKKYNAIDAIYSALNQKVKSADVTEIIRELQSIVSESILVQENGMVRDEEVYVDLSSLDFDKLKIAFSKSKKKNTIVFNLQEAVENKVQQMIQDNPMRLKFYDRYKEIIDEYNRGKSYEDTIKAFEKLNEFIRDLDFEDKRAMRESIDQDTLAIFDLLKEGKSLEDNDLKAIKKISVETLSTLKKEKLRIDRWRESRMLRSQIKTLIYEKLLYLPEDSYSDAEVGQRAADVYQHIYTMNKRPSVNY from the coding sequence ATGAGCTACGAATACTCAGAAGATGCTTTAGTAGAACAGGCTACCCAGGATACCCTGGAAGATTTAGGCTGGTGCGTTATGACTGCCTGGAGAAATGAGTCTTTAGGCAAAGAAGGTCTTCCGGGTAGGGAAGATAAGACCGAGATCCTTCTTAAAGGCAAATTGGAGAAGGCTTTAAAGGCTCTTAATCCCGGTTTGCCACAACAGGCTTATGATCAGGCTATCGAAATCATAGATCAAAGAGAGGCAGATAAAAAGCTTGCCCGTATCAATAAGGAGAAGTATGACCTCTTTAAAAATGGAGTGCCGGTTTCTTTTACTAACGATAAGAACGAAGTTGAAAAGAAGAAATTAAAAGTCTTTGATTTCAGAGATTATTCGAATAATGATTTTGTGGCGGTAAGGCAATTTGAGGTTTTTGGTCAGCATTACAATCGCAGGCCAGATGTTATTGGTTTTGTAAATGGTATTCCCCTCGTATTTATAGAACTTAAAGCTCATCATACAGATCTTCGTCACGCTTATGATGATAATCTAAAAGATTATAAGGAAGCGATCCCGGAGCTTTTCCATTCTAATGCTTTTATAATCTTGAGTAATGGAACAGATTCTAAGGTAGGGACAATTACTAGTCCGTATAAGTATTTCCTGGATTGGAAACGAATTGAAGAGGAGGAAGAAGGAGTGGTTAGTTTAGATACCATGCTAAAGGGAACCTGTGCGCCTCACAGGTTTATGGATATTTTTGAGAATTTTCTTCTGTATGATAATGCCGGAGGAGAGGTGGCCAAATTAATGGCTAAAAACCACCAGTACCTTGGTGTAAACAAGGTGATGGAAAACGCCAGAAATATAGACGATCTAAAAGGAAAACTTGGGGTTTTCTGGCATACCCAGGGAAGCGGGAAATCTTATTCCATGGTATTTCTAAGTGAAAAAATCCATCGCAAGTTCGGAGGTTCCTATACTTTTCTAATCGTGCTAGACAGAACCGAACTTCAGAACCAGATCTATGATACTTTTTCCGGGGTTGGAGCGGTAAATAATAAGAATGTCATTGCCGGAAATAAAAAAGGCATGACGGGTAGGGAACATCTAAGAGAACTGCTGGCAGAAAACCATAAATATATCTTCACTTTAATTCATAAATTTTCCATTGATCCCAAAGAAGAATTACAATATCCATTGATCACTGAACGCAAGAACATCATTGTGATTTCAGATGAAGCCCATAGAACTCAGTCTGGAACTTACGCCAGGAATATGCGTTACCATGGCATTCCAAACGCCTCTTATCTCGGATTCACAGGAACTCCTATTATCAAAGAGGAAGAAGAAATTACCAGGAATATTTTCGGGGATTACGTTTCTATCTATGATTTCAAAAGAGCGATCGAAGATGAAGCAACACTTCCGCTTCTTTACCTGAACAGGGGAGAAAAGCTGAATATCGACAATCCGGAATTGGATGAGCAGATGGCTGAGGTCTTCGAAAATGAAGATCTTGATGAAGATCAGAAAAAGAAATTAGAATACTTATTCAATAAAGATTATCCGGTTTTAACTGCGGAGCCGAGATTAAGAACCATTGCTAAAGACCTTGTGTGGCATTTCAATGAAAGGGGATATCAGGGGAAAGCCATGTTTGTGGCTTTAGATAAGCCAACGGCTGTTAGGATGTTTGATTATGTAAAAGAATACTGGCCGGAATATCTTTTAGAACTTGAGAACCGAATTCAGGATTGTGAAGATATTCAGGAAGAGCGGGAATTAAGAAGAAAATATCAGAAGGTAAAAGAAACTGAAGTTTGTGTGGTGGTCAGCGGTGAGCAAAATGAGATCGATAAGTTTAGAAAACTAGGACTTGATATTGCTACGCATCGCCAGAAAATGGTGGAACGTAACCTGGAAAAAGAATTTAAAGATCCTGAGAATCCCTTCCGTTTAGCCATAGTTTGCGCCATGTGGATCACCGGTTTTGATGCGCAATGTGTTTCTACCGTTTATCTGGATAAACCTATAAAGGGCCATACTCTAATGCAAACCATTGCCAGGGCAAACCGGGTATATGATGATGAAAAAGAGAACGGACTTATTGTGGATTACGGGAATGTTTATAAGCAATTAGAAAAAGCTTATTCGGTTTATGGAGAAGGAGGGAAATCACAGCCGGGAGGAGGGGAGAGTGGTCCTGAAAAACCGGTGGAATTACTGAAAGAACAGGAAGAAGAATTAAAAAAAGCTATAGCTGAAACTGACCAGTATTTAAAAGAATTAGGCTTCAATTTAGACGAAATGTTGGATGTAAAACCGATGGAGAAAATCGGTCTTCTTAATCAGGCTACTGAAAAGATTAATCTGAACGAAAAGTCCAGGGCTTCTTTTGAAGTAAGGGCCCGGAATGTTTTTAGAAAGTATAAATCTTTATTTCCGGACGATGTGGTGAAACCATACATCAAAAAATATAATGCAATAGATGCAATTTATTCGGCTTTAAATCAAAAGGTGAAATCTGCCGATGTCACTGAGATCATAAGAGAACTTCAGTCTATTGTAAGTGAAAGCATTTTAGTTCAGGAAAATGGCATGGTCAGAGATGAAGAAGTTTATGTCGATTTATCTAGTCTGGATTTTGATAAGTTGAAAATAGCCTTTTCAAAATCAAAAAAGAAGAATACAATAGTTTTTAACTTACAGGAAGCGGTTGAAAACAAAGTGCAACAAATGATCCAGGATAATCCTATGAGATTGAAATTTTATGATCGCTATAAAGAGATCATAGATGAATATAACAGAGGTAAGAGTTATGAAGATACTATTAAGGCTTTTGAAAAACTGAATGAGTTTATCCGGGATCTTGATTTTGAAGATAAAAGAGCCATGCGGGAAAGTATTGACCAGGATACACTGGCAATTTTTGACCTACTAAAAGAAGGGAAATCATTAGAAGATAATGACCTGAAAGCCATTAAGAAGATCTCAGTAGAAACGCTGTCAACTCTAAAGAAGGAAAAATTGAGGATTGATAGATGGAGAGAAAGCAGAATGCTGCGATCCCAGATCAAAACACTGATTTATGAGAAACTTCTTTATTTACCTGAAGACTCCTATTCTGATGCAGAAGTTGGGCAGAGAGCAGCTGATGTGTATCAGCATATATATACCATGAATAAAAGACCGTCGGTCAACTACTAA
- a CDS encoding DUF262 domain-containing protein, producing the protein MHTLIDKETDFEKLVDPKNISIASGSISLLEVIEKNITLNIPIYQRLYVWKQPQIVTLLEDLKNAFEKENERYFLGGVMLSANKEGNIDLIDGQQRFTTLWLLCDCLVSFNPSLKDFTHKDERPRIYFSIREKAQEYLQDIDSFSEYLNHRGEVLKGAATEINEIIPLAKARILIKQQLKSFRKDGNFDPIGFSDFILKKIVLTTTFMPAESDMNRVFEAMNNRGKQLLHHELLKSKLLKSLTNKSEKTIYSTIWDACSQMDSYIEKNIKEVAGLTWKKIFLQFDDSNNFSSGTYDLSTIDIFELLNDALSTENLTKKSLIRLLEEDDDVEINDDNKDIVEENDYSSKSVRSIISFPSFLLHTLRVYQAQNFSDIDTIIEVNDKRLLQQFDFIEDNHFDDGANVKAFIELLWNLRVRFDRNVIKWISESGSKDEYHSIEYLQVSKSTVKNKNGTINENISAQRAKDNNETVADLMTLQGMLYHSQELTTQYWLTPFLLYLLGENLPETLLLKLEKLDNHLFFKEKHSEEDKLLKDRTFNAIFKENEFDNHLKNAEEYFNKGWGVDYPNYIFYKLEYILWKNRNNLIRDFKLDQEKWDNYRLTAKSSVEHIFPRNTKEENLHILYMSEEEKENFDKEYNPLDDFGNLVLLSPGMNSEYSNKPYKEKKGQFDSKSHIDSLKSSVIFSHSDWNWQLVNEHKERMIEEVKNYLIQITSV; encoded by the coding sequence ATGCATACCTTAATAGATAAAGAAACAGATTTTGAGAAATTGGTTGATCCAAAAAATATAAGTATAGCTTCAGGATCCATAAGCCTGCTTGAAGTCATTGAAAAAAATATCACACTTAATATACCAATTTATCAAAGATTATACGTTTGGAAGCAACCGCAAATAGTAACCCTTTTAGAGGATCTTAAAAATGCTTTTGAAAAGGAAAATGAAAGATACTTTTTGGGAGGGGTGATGTTAAGTGCGAACAAAGAGGGAAATATTGATTTAATTGACGGCCAGCAACGATTTACAACTTTATGGCTACTCTGCGATTGTCTGGTCTCATTTAATCCAAGTTTAAAAGATTTCACTCATAAGGATGAGCGCCCCAGAATTTATTTTTCCATAAGGGAGAAAGCGCAGGAATACTTGCAGGATATTGATTCATTTAGTGAATATCTGAATCACAGAGGTGAAGTACTTAAAGGAGCTGCAACCGAAATAAATGAAATAATTCCACTTGCAAAAGCAAGAATATTAATAAAGCAACAACTAAAAAGTTTTCGAAAAGATGGAAATTTTGACCCAATTGGTTTTTCAGATTTCATTTTGAAAAAGATTGTACTTACAACTACTTTTATGCCGGCAGAATCTGATATGAATAGAGTTTTTGAGGCTATGAACAATAGAGGAAAGCAATTATTACATCATGAACTTTTGAAATCAAAACTACTTAAATCTCTAACTAATAAAAGTGAGAAAACAATCTACTCCACCATTTGGGATGCATGTAGTCAAATGGATTCCTATATCGAAAAAAACATCAAGGAAGTTGCCGGTCTTACGTGGAAGAAAATCTTTTTACAATTTGATGATTCTAATAATTTCTCTTCAGGTACTTATGACTTAAGTACAATAGATATTTTTGAACTTCTTAATGATGCACTTTCTACAGAAAACCTTACAAAAAAGTCGTTGATTAGGCTTTTAGAAGAAGATGATGATGTTGAAATTAATGATGACAACAAGGATATAGTTGAAGAAAATGACTATTCAAGTAAATCTGTTCGTAGCATCATTTCCTTTCCCTCTTTTTTACTTCACACTTTAAGAGTATACCAGGCGCAAAATTTTTCTGATATCGACACGATTATTGAAGTGAACGATAAAAGATTACTGCAACAATTTGATTTTATTGAAGACAATCATTTTGATGACGGAGCCAACGTAAAAGCTTTTATAGAATTACTATGGAATCTGCGAGTTCGTTTTGACCGAAACGTAATAAAATGGATTTCGGAAAGTGGTTCTAAGGATGAGTATCATAGTATTGAATATTTGCAAGTCTCCAAATCAACTGTAAAAAACAAAAACGGTACTATAAACGAGAATATTAGTGCTCAAAGAGCAAAAGACAATAATGAGACTGTTGCAGACCTAATGACTCTTCAAGGAATGCTTTATCATTCTCAGGAACTGACCACCCAATACTGGCTGACTCCCTTTCTACTTTACCTGCTAGGAGAAAATTTACCGGAGACCTTACTATTAAAACTTGAAAAACTTGATAATCATCTTTTTTTTAAAGAAAAGCACTCTGAAGAAGACAAGTTATTGAAAGACCGAACTTTTAACGCAATTTTCAAAGAAAATGAATTTGATAATCACTTAAAAAATGCAGAAGAATATTTCAATAAGGGTTGGGGTGTTGACTATCCCAATTACATTTTCTACAAGCTTGAATACATTTTATGGAAAAACCGGAATAACCTGATTAGAGATTTTAAACTTGATCAGGAAAAATGGGATAATTACAGATTAACTGCCAAAAGTTCTGTAGAGCATATCTTTCCACGGAATACAAAGGAAGAAAATTTGCACATTCTATATATGTCAGAAGAAGAAAAGGAAAATTTTGATAAGGAATACAACCCCCTGGATGATTTCGGTAATTTGGTTTTACTTTCACCCGGTATGAACTCTGAATATAGTAACAAACCTTATAAAGAAAAGAAAGGACAGTTTGATTCGAAGTCCCATATAGATTCCTTAAAATCCTCTGTAATTTTTAGCCATTCAGATTGGAATTGGCAGCTGGTTAATGAACATAAAGAGAGAATGATCGAGGAAGTCAAGAATTACCTAATTCAAATTACATCCGTTTAG
- a CDS encoding restriction endonuclease subunit S — translation MMEGWKFVKLGDIIHIKHGYGFKGEFFVDEPTKNFLLTPGNFAIGGGYKSDKIKYYDGPINEDFILKEGDVIVTMTDLSKQADTLGYSAKIPKDSENTYLHNQRIGLISLKTDEVDLDFIYWLLRTDYYQRYIASSSSGATVKHTSPKKIYSAKLLVPESLFVQQKIASILSGYDDLIENNLKRIKLLEEKAQLTYEEWFVRMKFPGHESVVINKETGLPEGWRITKLNKLSGVNSKNIEKTYEGDIKYIDIKGVSPNSIDSLTEYSIVDAPGRAKRIVKHGDIIWSCVRPNRRSHAVVWKPESNWIASTGFCVISPKKLPTSYLYYFLTTNSFVGYLTNLAGGAAYPAVKADHFKTAEIVVPKDEIVKAFDEKFEKSLELIWNFKQQNQFLKEARDILLPRLMAGMINVEDMNISSKEAETAKIQIL, via the coding sequence ATGATGGAAGGCTGGAAATTTGTGAAACTTGGCGATATTATTCATATTAAGCATGGCTATGGTTTTAAAGGCGAGTTTTTTGTTGATGAACCGACTAAAAATTTTCTTTTAACTCCGGGTAATTTTGCTATAGGAGGAGGTTATAAATCCGATAAGATAAAATATTATGATGGACCTATAAATGAAGATTTTATTTTAAAAGAAGGAGATGTTATTGTTACGATGACAGATCTGAGTAAACAAGCAGATACACTAGGATACTCTGCTAAAATTCCAAAGGACTCTGAAAATACATATTTGCATAATCAACGAATTGGTTTAATTTCATTGAAAACTGATGAGGTTGATTTGGATTTTATCTATTGGTTACTAAGAACAGATTATTACCAGAGATATATTGCCAGTTCCTCATCAGGTGCGACGGTAAAGCATACTTCTCCAAAGAAAATATACTCAGCTAAACTTTTAGTTCCAGAATCCTTATTTGTTCAACAAAAAATAGCTTCAATTCTTTCGGGCTATGATGATTTGATTGAAAACAATCTAAAGCGCATCAAACTGCTGGAAGAAAAAGCGCAGCTTACTTACGAAGAGTGGTTTGTAAGAATGAAATTTCCCGGGCATGAGTCGGTCGTGATCAATAAAGAAACCGGATTGCCGGAAGGGTGGCGGATAACAAAATTGAATAAATTATCAGGAGTTAATTCCAAAAACATTGAAAAAACCTACGAAGGGGATATTAAATATATTGATATAAAAGGAGTGTCGCCGAACAGTATTGATTCATTAACAGAGTATTCAATTGTAGACGCCCCAGGAAGAGCAAAGAGAATTGTTAAACATGGAGATATTATTTGGTCATGTGTCAGGCCTAATCGGAGATCTCATGCTGTAGTTTGGAAACCTGAAAGTAATTGGATCGCTTCCACTGGTTTTTGTGTTATTAGTCCAAAAAAGTTACCCACATCTTATTTGTACTATTTTTTGACTACAAATTCATTTGTTGGGTATCTAACAAATTTAGCCGGTGGGGCTGCGTATCCGGCTGTTAAAGCTGATCATTTTAAAACCGCAGAAATAGTAGTGCCAAAAGATGAAATCGTAAAGGCGTTCGATGAAAAATTCGAAAAAAGCTTAGAATTAATCTGGAACTTTAAACAACAAAACCAATTCCTAAAAGAAGCCCGAGATATTTTATTACCCAGGTTAATGGCCGGGATGATTAATGTTGAGGATATGAATATTTCATCGAAGGAGGCCGAAACAGCAAAAATACAAATACTCTAA
- a CDS encoding type I restriction-modification system subunit M — protein MTYEQLKDLEKQLWDAADDLRANSKLTAAEYKDPLLGLVLLRFAQNRYEEAKIYIENKLPVNPRTGKKRESTKEDFLGAGAIKLPEKAQYDYLANLPSDISMPEKVNEAMKLVETEYPDLAGILPKNYQEMDEALLRSLVRTFNSDAVKKASGDVFGRIYEFFLMKFSMQGAGAQEGGEFFTPPSLVNLIVNFIQPDHGIIHDPACGSGGMFVQSAHFIQDHENRNVNEAITVYGTEYKSNNTKLAKMNLAIHGIEGKIINENSYYSDPHHLVGKCDFVMANPPFNMDKIDAKNKFLAEDKRLPFGPPLTGKGTISNGNYLWIQYFHSYLNKNGKAGFVMASSATDAGHAEKRIREQLVETGDVDCIVAVGNNFFYTRSLPCHLWFFDKGKKKENRDKILMIDARNVYRKVSSTVNDFSPDQMEGLTAIIQMYRGEQPEVSEDNAWIKEHFPEGNYKDVEGLCKIVDLEEVRGQDYSLTPGRYVGVSIEIDHDFDYQGRMSEINKELAQLNDEANGLMNQIQTFNI, from the coding sequence ATGACTTACGAACAACTCAAAGATCTGGAAAAGCAACTTTGGGATGCTGCCGATGATCTTAGAGCAAATTCAAAACTGACCGCTGCTGAATATAAGGATCCCTTACTCGGATTGGTATTGCTGCGTTTTGCCCAGAACCGTTATGAAGAAGCAAAGATTTACATAGAAAATAAATTACCTGTTAATCCAAGAACCGGTAAAAAGAGAGAATCCACCAAGGAGGATTTTCTTGGTGCCGGTGCGATAAAGCTTCCTGAAAAAGCACAATACGATTACCTGGCGAACCTTCCAAGCGATATAAGTATGCCTGAGAAGGTGAATGAAGCCATGAAACTGGTGGAAACCGAATATCCCGATCTTGCCGGGATACTTCCAAAAAATTACCAGGAAATGGACGAAGCCTTACTTCGTTCCCTGGTGCGTACGTTTAATTCTGATGCTGTAAAAAAAGCTTCCGGGGATGTATTTGGGAGGATCTATGAATTCTTCCTGATGAAATTCTCTATGCAGGGCGCCGGTGCCCAGGAAGGTGGTGAATTCTTTACGCCTCCATCACTGGTAAACCTTATCGTGAATTTTATTCAACCGGACCATGGAATTATTCATGACCCTGCCTGTGGCTCGGGTGGAATGTTTGTGCAGTCTGCTCATTTTATCCAGGATCATGAAAATCGAAATGTAAATGAAGCGATTACGGTTTACGGAACCGAATATAAAAGCAACAACACCAAACTGGCTAAAATGAACCTTGCCATTCATGGGATCGAAGGCAAGATCATCAATGAGAACTCTTATTACAGCGATCCACATCATTTGGTTGGGAAGTGTGATTTTGTTATGGCCAATCCTCCGTTTAATATGGATAAGATCGATGCCAAAAATAAGTTCCTGGCAGAAGATAAACGTTTGCCATTTGGACCTCCGCTCACCGGGAAAGGAACTATTTCTAACGGAAACTATCTCTGGATACAGTATTTCCATTCGTATCTGAATAAAAACGGAAAGGCAGGTTTTGTAATGGCTTCTTCGGCTACCGATGCCGGTCATGCTGAAAAACGCATTCGTGAGCAACTGGTGGAAACCGGGGATGTTGATTGTATCGTTGCGGTTGGGAATAACTTCTTTTACACCAGGTCCTTACCCTGCCACTTATGGTTTTTTGATAAAGGAAAGAAAAAGGAAAATAGGGATAAGATCCTGATGATCGATGCCCGTAATGTTTACAGAAAAGTAAGCAGTACCGTGAACGATTTTAGCCCGGACCAGATGGAAGGTTTAACGGCAATCATACAGATGTATCGTGGAGAACAGCCCGAAGTTAGTGAAGATAACGCATGGATCAAAGAACATTTTCCTGAAGGGAATTATAAGGACGTGGAAGGCCTGTGTAAAATAGTGGACCTTGAAGAGGTTAGAGGGCAGGATTATAGTTTAACTCCCGGCCGCTATGTGGGAGTAAGTATTGAAATAGATCATGATTTCGATTATCAGGGCCGGATGTCTGAGATCAATAAAGAACTGGCTCAGTTAAATGATGAGGCCAACGGATTGATGAATCAAATTCAGACTTTTAATATATGA
- a CDS encoding DUF262 domain-containing protein: protein METVSEPNLVQNKKTNDLADLLEVGTIRVGQLLQSSNTRLIIPEFQRPYVWDERHIEELIKDWKDHFYFEPTGFFKEDAIEYFLGSVIIHENNGILEIIDGQQRITTLLIMDYVWNKDNSALEQDRMNLNYHSQISFINIKSNKNFLKSLENDQIAKDFLKIASKLVVSVVLTKSEDEAFIFFDSQNNRGVPLDEVDFFKSYHLRELHGKDVFLKHFARKFDQVNINSRSRNGHNNLNNLNELFIKMLWRIRYWSKGSLMFPKRRSILDTFQKNTLKFERNDEVRFYPNRNNMLGESLTIDENLNQILNSSINFSTFSGNALPFSVTQPIQKGIGFFLFTEKYDELYDQLFIKSNIASLIPINKLINQVHNFYFVNLYQITVVSFFDKYGEDKILSFALILEHMLGAYRMNRASIQDKSPIVLLRVYCNFLQVIQNSYLPTEVISEAFEAVPEDFYSGFKYNNEEILDSNGKPLSPARQNYYKAVINFYGPHRQNNIVLKNKKNWIHAYLNR from the coding sequence ATGGAAACAGTATCGGAACCTAATCTCGTCCAAAACAAAAAAACCAATGACCTTGCTGATTTATTGGAAGTAGGTACGATTAGAGTAGGACAACTGCTCCAATCTAGCAATACGAGATTGATAATTCCGGAATTCCAGCGACCTTATGTTTGGGATGAACGGCATATAGAGGAGTTGATTAAAGACTGGAAAGATCATTTCTATTTTGAACCCACAGGATTTTTTAAAGAGGACGCCATAGAATATTTTTTAGGCTCTGTAATAATTCACGAAAATAACGGGATACTTGAAATTATCGATGGGCAGCAGCGTATAACTACCTTGCTGATAATGGATTATGTTTGGAATAAGGATAATTCAGCTTTGGAACAAGACCGCATGAATTTAAACTATCATTCCCAGATTTCCTTTATAAATATTAAGTCGAACAAAAATTTTCTAAAAAGTCTTGAAAATGATCAAATAGCCAAGGATTTTTTGAAAATTGCATCTAAACTTGTTGTATCTGTGGTATTGACTAAAAGTGAAGACGAAGCTTTTATATTTTTTGATAGTCAGAACAACAGAGGTGTTCCTTTGGATGAAGTAGACTTTTTCAAGTCTTATCATTTACGTGAATTACATGGTAAAGATGTATTTCTAAAACATTTCGCCAGGAAATTTGATCAGGTCAATATAAATTCTAGAAGCCGCAATGGTCATAATAATTTGAACAATCTAAATGAACTTTTTATAAAGATGCTTTGGAGAATTCGGTACTGGTCAAAGGGTAGTCTAATGTTTCCGAAGAGACGTAGTATCCTCGATACATTTCAGAAAAACACGCTGAAATTTGAGAGAAATGATGAAGTAAGATTTTACCCAAACCGGAACAATATGCTGGGGGAGTCTTTAACCATAGATGAGAATTTAAATCAGATTTTGAATTCTTCCATAAATTTTTCGACATTTTCCGGAAATGCACTACCCTTTTCTGTGACTCAACCGATTCAAAAGGGAATTGGTTTCTTTTTGTTTACAGAAAAATATGATGAGCTATATGATCAGCTTTTCATCAAAAGCAATATAGCGTCTTTAATACCTATTAATAAACTTATTAATCAGGTTCACAATTTTTATTTCGTGAACCTTTACCAAATAACTGTTGTTTCTTTTTTTGATAAATATGGAGAAGATAAAATTTTATCTTTTGCTCTAATTCTGGAACACATGTTAGGAGCATATAGAATGAATAGGGCAAGTATTCAAGACAAGTCACCTATTGTTTTACTAAGGGTTTACTGTAATTTTTTACAGGTAATCCAAAACTCATATTTACCCACAGAAGTTATTTCTGAAGCGTTCGAAGCTGTTCCCGAAGATTTCTACAGTGGTTTTAAATATAATAATGAAGAAATATTGGACTCCAACGGAAAACCTCTTTCTCCAGCCCGGCAAAACTATTACAAAGCAGTCATAAATTTTTATGGACCTCATCGGCAAAACAATATTGTATTAAAAAATAAAAAAAATTGGATCCATGCATACCTTAATAGATAA
- a CDS encoding DUF6150 family protein — protein sequence MQITIPNNARNLVVIILILTSFCTATAQKVFSVQYENQAEVKVFVVEYENQADLNVFKVKYSNEAGENNGKWFFTEYENQAAKKLYFVKYPNQADLKIFFVNYENQAGWKDKSKIHLMY from the coding sequence ATGCAAATAACTATTCCTAATAATGCCCGGAATTTGGTTGTTATAATTCTGATCCTGACAAGCTTTTGCACGGCGACAGCACAAAAAGTATTTTCAGTTCAATATGAGAATCAGGCAGAGGTAAAGGTGTTTGTAGTAGAATACGAAAACCAGGCTGATCTAAATGTTTTTAAAGTAAAATATTCTAATGAGGCCGGGGAAAATAACGGGAAATGGTTCTTTACCGAATACGAAAATCAGGCAGCTAAAAAATTATACTTTGTGAAGTATCCCAACCAGGCCGACCTAAAGATCTTTTTCGTAAACTATGAGAATCAGGCTGGCTGGAAGGATAAGTCCAAAATTCATTTAATGTATTAA